The following coding sequences lie in one Arachis hypogaea cultivar Tifrunner chromosome 9, arahy.Tifrunner.gnm2.J5K5, whole genome shotgun sequence genomic window:
- the LOC112710994 gene encoding E3 ubiquitin protein ligase DRIP2, producing MVTNTNKVVKVKRDTLRACMTCPLCNNLLKDATTISLCLHTFCRKCIYEKLSDEEVDCCPVCNIDLGCLPVEKLRADHNLQDIRAKIFPYKKRKTKIKEPEVFPSVSPPAKRKERSLSSLVAPKVSAQTGLTGKRTKTVSRKAAALSGCSFILEESIKKEETNGGDNMDSSTPEPSKKNKSSESTENSVELTEGKADLWTPLNCLVEAANRTKSSRSNSQAVPPAKSDSPTTAHDARDMSEITNKAELPASGQNEIGIPKSKSKDNGHKAKFGDGKDGNSVPSGPVKRRRLRPSGQKKVAPTEGSTSAQVMLDATRGYCNRKNTPIWFSLVASEDQKGDVPLPQVSACYLRIKDGTVPVSFIQKYLVKKLNLASEAEVEIMCRGQPVLPSLQLHNLVDLWFRTASTSKKIPASVGSSAKDFVMVLSYCRKALPP from the exons ATGGTGACGAACACCAACAAGGTCGTGAAAGTGAAGAGAGACACGCTAAGAGCATGCATGACATGCCCTCTTTGCAATAACCTCCTCAAAGATGCCACCACTATCTCTCTCTGCCTCCACACAT TTTGTAGGAAGTGTATATATGAGAAGCTCTCGGATGAGGAGGTGGATTGCTGTCCTGTGTGCAACATTGATCTAGGCTGCCTTCCGGTGGAAAAACTCAG GGCAGACCATAATTTACAAGACATAAGGGCTAAAATATTTCCTTATAAGAAAAGGAAGACCAAGATCAAGGAACCAGAAGTTTTTCCTTCAGTATCCCCACCTGCAAAGAGGAAGGAAAGATCACTTTCATCGTTGGTAGCTCCGAAAGTTTCGGCACAAACAGGCCTTACAGGAAAGAGGACAAAAACTGTGTCAAGAAAGGCTGCTGCATTAAGTGGGTGCAGTTTTATTCTTGAAGAATCCATAAAAAAGGAAGAAACAAATGGTGGAGATAACATG GATTCGTCAACGCCTGAGCCTTCTAAGAAAAACAAGTCCAGCGAAAGCACGGAGAACAGTGTAGAACTTACAGAAGGTAAGGCTGATCTCTGGACACCGTTAAACTGCCTTGTTGAAGCCGCCAACAGAACAAAGTCCTCCAGGTCAAATTCACAAGCAGTTCCCCCTGCCAAATCGGACTCTCCAACTACTGCACATGATGCACGAGATATGTCCGAAATCACAAACAAAGCCGAGCTACCTGCTTCAGGTCAGAATGAAATAGGCATTCCAAAATCTAAGAGTAAGGATAATGGACACAAAGCAAAATTTGGTGATGGCAAGGATGGCAACAGCGTGCCTTCGGGACCAGTGAAGCGAAGAAGGTTGCGGCCTTCTGGTCAGAAAAAGGTTGCGCCGACTGAGGGGTCTACCTCAGCCCAAGTCATGCTAGATGCAACAAGGGGATATTGCAACAGAAAGAACACCCCTATTTGGTTTTCATTAGTTGCTTCAGAGGACCA GAAAGGAGATGTTCCGTTGCCACAGGTCTCAGCATGTTACTTAAGAATAAA GGATGGCACTGTGCCTGTTTCGTTTATTCAAAAGTACCTTGTGAAGAAACTTAATCTTGCCAGTGAAGCAGAG GTAGAAATAATGTGCCGGGGTCAACCAGTGCTGCCATCTCTGCAACTACACAACCTTGTAGATTTGTGGTTCAGAACAGCATCAACCTCAAAAAAGATACCAGCATCTGTAGGATCATCAGCCAAGGATTTTGTTATGGTTTTATCATATTGTCGAAAGGCCTTGCCACCTTGA